Proteins from one Sulfurovum sp. TSL1 genomic window:
- a CDS encoding CAP domain-containing protein — protein MLYRSLRSSLLIICLLVSLEANSAQEGLAYLNSIREKSGLIKLKSNKALQNAAASHARYLIQNQQSGHYEKKGHPAYTGSTPSQRVVKAGYPSMFVMENVSINTVGQKKSIENLFSAIYHRLVFLNFDTDEIGYGSSSANKKRQVKQAYVYNMGASGIAALCRRSFTLTNGTYYMRDICKQSSKMVPQSLFEATKDKVRRKNREIILYPYAEQTDIWPAFYNESPDPLPGYKVSGFPLSVQFNPAYYSHVTLKAFRLYNENGKEIEETRILQENNDPNHILTALEFVLMPLKRLEFDTRYTAVFEAVADGVNVKKHWKFRTSKPEAKIYRVNGNTITLAVEAGTTAVLYMVPDSRNDILHGYRSRGGINASFLDQNTLKVTFPKRRSSGKVSLDFGKKKVFFDVQ, from the coding sequence GTGCTGTATAGATCACTTCGTTCTTCTCTTTTGATCATCTGTTTGTTGGTTTCTCTTGAGGCCAACAGTGCACAAGAAGGGCTAGCATATCTCAACAGTATAAGAGAAAAGAGCGGTCTTATCAAACTAAAAAGCAACAAGGCTTTACAAAATGCAGCAGCTTCTCATGCCCGCTATCTTATACAGAATCAACAAAGCGGACATTATGAAAAAAAAGGACACCCTGCCTATACAGGTAGTACACCCTCACAGCGTGTCGTAAAAGCAGGGTATCCTTCTATGTTTGTGATGGAAAATGTCTCTATCAATACCGTAGGCCAGAAAAAATCCATAGAGAATCTTTTTTCCGCGATCTACCACCGTTTGGTATTTTTGAATTTTGATACGGACGAGATAGGATATGGATCTTCTTCTGCCAATAAAAAAAGACAGGTAAAACAAGCATATGTCTATAACATGGGTGCTTCAGGTATTGCAGCATTGTGTAGAAGATCTTTTACTTTGACCAATGGTACCTATTATATGAGAGATATTTGCAAACAAAGTAGCAAGATGGTACCTCAGTCACTTTTTGAAGCAACAAAAGATAAAGTACGGCGTAAAAACAGAGAGATCATACTCTATCCCTATGCGGAACAAACGGATATCTGGCCTGCATTTTACAATGAGTCTCCAGATCCTCTGCCTGGTTATAAGGTGAGTGGTTTTCCTCTTTCTGTACAGTTCAACCCTGCATATTACAGCCATGTCACGTTGAAAGCATTTCGTCTCTATAATGAAAATGGAAAGGAGATCGAGGAGACCAGGATCCTGCAAGAGAACAACGATCCCAACCATATTTTGACTGCATTGGAATTCGTACTGATGCCACTGAAAAGACTGGAGTTTGACACAAGATATACGGCAGTATTTGAAGCGGTTGCCGATGGAGTTAACGTGAAAAAACATTGGAAATTCAGAACATCAAAACCTGAAGCAAAAATCTATAGAGTGAATGGAAATACGATAACATTGGCAGTAGAGGCAGGTACCACAGCCGTACTCTATATGGTACCCGATTCAAGAAACGATATCTTACACGGTTACAGGTCCAGGGGAGGCATCAATGCTTCATTCCTGGATCAAAATACATTAAAAGTAACGTTCCCGAAGAGACGCTCTTCGGGAAAGGTCAGTCTGGACTTTGGAAAGAAAAAAGTTTTCTTTGACGTACAGTAG
- the sppA gene encoding signal peptide peptidase SppA, protein MFSAIGKVIKWIGQHFFGMLFLLIVLLVLMPTSTTELKPANLQEIQLAGPIIDAEMILKEIEEIQKDPKIKGVLLNVNSPGGAVPPSIEIAYAIKALKEHKPVVAYASGMMTSGSYYASIYANTIIANPGSIVGSIGVIMESANIEELMDTIGVKTQIVKEGTYKEAGTPTREWTDEERAELERLTKDTYELFVSDVANARGLDIKHAKAYADAHIFSAKRAKDAGLIDYVGVKSQAKAEVEKLANVTDPRWKEKDKLESFMEQFATKGMMQLQNYFYGLKASF, encoded by the coding sequence ATGTTTAGTGCTATAGGTAAAGTGATCAAATGGATCGGTCAACACTTTTTTGGAATGCTTTTTTTACTCATTGTTCTGCTTGTGCTTATGCCCACTTCAACGACTGAATTAAAGCCTGCCAATCTACAGGAGATACAGCTTGCAGGTCCCATCATCGATGCGGAGATGATACTTAAAGAGATAGAAGAGATACAAAAAGACCCTAAGATAAAAGGGGTACTGCTCAACGTGAATTCACCCGGAGGTGCGGTTCCGCCTTCCATTGAGATCGCCTATGCGATCAAAGCATTAAAAGAGCATAAACCCGTGGTTGCTTATGCTTCGGGTATGATGACAAGCGGCAGTTATTATGCTTCTATCTATGCAAATACCATTATTGCCAATCCGGGTTCCATCGTTGGATCTATCGGGGTCATCATGGAGAGTGCAAATATAGAGGAACTGATGGATACGATCGGTGTGAAAACACAGATAGTCAAAGAAGGTACCTACAAAGAGGCAGGTACGCCGACAAGAGAGTGGACAGATGAAGAACGTGCTGAACTTGAAAGGCTTACCAAAGATACCTATGAACTTTTTGTCAGTGATGTAGCCAATGCTAGGGGATTAGATATAAAGCATGCCAAAGCCTATGCAGATGCGCATATATTTTCAGCCAAAAGAGCAAAAGATGCAGGACTCATCGACTATGTCGGAGTGAAAAGCCAAGCCAAAGCAGAAGTGGAGAAACTTGCAAACGTCACAGATCCAAGATGGAAAGAAAAAGATAAACTCGAGAGCTTTATGGAACAGTTTGCGACGAAAGGTATGATGCAGTTACAAAACTATTTTTACGGTTTGAAAGCTTCCTTCTAA
- a CDS encoding metal-dependent hydrolase has translation MKIINADFLYTPHGYVQNQAVAFTEIIKDIGPLEELTQRYPDAEVIRTEPHSILYPGFINTHVHLEFSANKTSLLYGAFKPWLDSVIEHREELMGACNNAIMLHECQNMLRSGITAFGAISSFGNELEVCEKTPQRVVFFNELIGSNAMYADMLYGDFQERVRASQSCDKRARITPAIAIHSPYSVHPILLQKAVTLAKKHTMPLSTHFLESKDEREWLESSSGTLRAFFLKYFNTTTTVTNIEEFMHAFDTYPTHFAHCVQATEEELDYLAHKGHSIAHCPRSNRYLGCGRLAIEDLNLPFSVATDGLSSNDSLNIFDELKAAIMLHHDIPIQELSEKLLRAVTGDAAEILGLNCGKIEVDKLADFAVVTLPEAPKRTEELALWSILHTKEVSEVYIEGEKYV, from the coding sequence ATGAAGATAATAAATGCAGACTTTCTCTATACACCCCATGGCTATGTACAAAATCAAGCAGTTGCATTTACAGAAATCATTAAAGATATTGGTCCGCTGGAAGAACTCACCCAACGTTATCCCGATGCAGAGGTCATCCGGACCGAGCCGCACTCCATACTCTATCCTGGATTTATCAACACCCATGTACATCTGGAGTTCTCTGCGAACAAAACCTCTTTATTGTATGGTGCTTTCAAACCCTGGCTTGATTCTGTTATAGAACACAGAGAGGAGCTTATGGGGGCATGCAACAATGCAATAATGCTTCACGAGTGTCAAAATATGCTGCGTTCAGGAATCACTGCTTTTGGTGCCATTTCAAGTTTTGGCAACGAACTTGAAGTGTGTGAGAAAACCCCTCAACGTGTGGTCTTTTTCAATGAACTCATAGGCTCAAATGCCATGTACGCAGATATGCTGTATGGTGACTTTCAGGAGCGTGTCAGAGCCTCACAGTCATGTGACAAGCGTGCTCGTATCACCCCGGCCATAGCGATACACTCCCCTTATTCTGTACACCCGATACTGCTGCAAAAAGCGGTCACTCTGGCCAAAAAACACACCATGCCCCTCAGTACGCATTTTTTAGAATCAAAGGATGAAAGAGAATGGCTTGAATCCAGTAGCGGTACGCTCAGAGCATTTTTTCTGAAATACTTTAACACCACAACCACTGTCACAAATATTGAAGAGTTCATGCATGCCTTTGATACCTATCCGACACATTTTGCACATTGTGTACAGGCAACAGAGGAGGAGTTAGACTATTTGGCCCATAAAGGGCACTCTATCGCCCATTGTCCACGTTCCAACAGATACCTGGGATGCGGAAGGCTTGCCATTGAAGATCTAAACCTTCCTTTCAGTGTCGCCACAGACGGATTAAGTTCCAACGATTCACTCAATATCTTCGATGAGCTCAAAGCTGCGATCATGCTGCACCATGACATACCTATCCAGGAACTTTCCGAGAAACTGCTGCGAGCAGTGACCGGAGATGCTGCTGAGATATTGGGTTTGAACTGTGGTAAAATAGAAGTCGACAAACTTGCGGACTTTGCAGTCGTCACTCTGCCTGAAGCGCCTAAAAGAACTGAAGAGTTGGCGCTGTGGAGTATCTTGCATACAAAAGAGGTTTCCGAAGTTTATATCGAAGGAGAAAAATATGTTTAG
- the aroQ gene encoding type II 3-dehydroquinate dehydratase, whose product MKIVVIQGPNLNMLGIREKNIYGPMKLEDIHAQMKAFADQNKTEIEFFQSNLEGEIVDRIQECIGDADGIIINPAAYTHTSIAIRDAIAAVQIPTLEVHLSNIYQREEFRHKSLIAPVCAGQISGMGPFSYHLAMVGMTQMLSEVAAMREHQAKAQAAAQQQ is encoded by the coding sequence ATGAAAATAGTAGTGATCCAAGGTCCAAACCTCAATATGCTGGGAATTAGAGAGAAAAACATCTATGGTCCGATGAAATTAGAAGATATCCATGCACAAATGAAAGCATTTGCTGATCAAAACAAAACAGAGATCGAATTTTTTCAAAGCAACTTAGAGGGTGAGATCGTAGATCGTATCCAGGAGTGTATCGGTGATGCTGACGGTATCATTATCAATCCGGCTGCATATACGCATACCTCTATCGCAATTCGTGATGCGATTGCTGCGGTACAGATACCTACACTTGAAGTACACCTTTCAAACATTTATCAAAGAGAAGAATTTAGACACAAGTCACTGATAGCACCGGTATGTGCAGGTCAGATCTCAGGTATGGGACCATTTAGCTATCACCTGGCAATGGTCGGTATGACACAAATGCTTTCAGAAGTGGCAGCAATGAGAGAACACCAGGCAAAAGCACAAGCAGCAGCACAACAACAATAA
- a CDS encoding M24 family metallopeptidase has translation MNYMLKDENAIYYECGYSCDNALYLSLGSEAFFITDSRYTIDATQSVRGATVVINRDLYGEAVSLLKKSRIKKVIFDPKEWSVDGFERVSSQCKVKFDPQPDFSHKKRIIKSDEELKILAKAAKLGAKAFKALAKEFSANGFGENEYTLTYRAKGVLSDFGKYELSFDPIVAVNTNAAKPHAMPTSKKLAKDNLLLVDAGLKYKRYCSDRTRTVQADKDFLFETQQSFKRKKIQKAYDTVLKAHDNAIAKARTGMKAKKVDALTRDIITKAGFGEYYVHSTGHGVGLDIHEMPYIASKSDTIIEDGMVYTIEPGIYIPDEFGIRIEDMVAMVDGKAVVL, from the coding sequence ATGAACTACATGCTCAAAGATGAAAATGCTATCTACTATGAATGTGGCTACAGTTGTGATAATGCGCTTTACCTTTCTTTGGGGAGTGAAGCATTTTTTATCACAGACAGTCGTTACACCATCGATGCCACCCAAAGTGTAAGAGGTGCAACCGTGGTCATCAATCGTGACCTTTATGGTGAAGCCGTCTCCTTACTCAAAAAGTCCAGGATTAAAAAAGTGATCTTCGATCCTAAAGAGTGGAGTGTAGACGGTTTTGAACGTGTAAGTTCTCAATGTAAAGTAAAGTTTGACCCACAGCCGGATTTCTCGCATAAAAAGCGTATCATTAAAAGCGATGAAGAGCTGAAGATCCTTGCCAAGGCAGCAAAACTTGGAGCAAAAGCGTTTAAAGCACTGGCTAAAGAGTTTTCTGCCAATGGTTTTGGTGAAAACGAATACACACTTACCTACAGAGCCAAAGGTGTTTTGAGTGACTTTGGCAAGTATGAACTGAGTTTTGATCCTATCGTGGCAGTGAACACCAATGCTGCAAAACCCCATGCCATGCCGACATCTAAAAAATTAGCTAAAGATAATCTGCTGCTGGTGGATGCAGGGTTGAAATATAAACGCTATTGTTCGGATCGTACACGTACGGTACAGGCAGATAAAGATTTTCTCTTTGAGACACAACAGAGTTTTAAACGTAAAAAGATACAAAAAGCGTATGATACGGTGCTTAAAGCACATGACAATGCCATTGCCAAAGCACGTACCGGTATGAAAGCGAAAAAGGTGGATGCCCTTACACGTGACATCATCACCAAAGCAGGCTTTGGAGAGTACTATGTACACTCAACAGGACATGGGGTTGGACTGGACATCCATGAAATGCCTTATATCGCTTCAAAATCAGATACGATCATTGAAGACGGTATGGTCTATACGATAGAACCAGGTATCTATATTCCTGATGAGTTCGGTATTCGTATAGAAGATATGGTAGCCATGGTAGACGGTAAAGCGGTTGTTTTATAG
- the folK gene encoding 2-amino-4-hydroxy-6-hydroxymethyldihydropteridine diphosphokinase, whose amino-acid sequence MIRKKIDTENTLIRTKDFPSILSSQSGHRVLLGIGGNIGDVVRRFEHLFYFFKRSSLLRVIETAPIVKNPPFGYTEQGDFYNSLLLIETFLSPKALLRYLLRVEKAFGRKRLFKDGPRTLDIDIIFYENVTMETKELTLPHPGWKERASVLIPLSMMKRYNKHG is encoded by the coding sequence ATGATAAGAAAGAAAATAGACACAGAAAATACTTTGATCAGAACAAAAGATTTTCCTTCTATTTTATCGAGTCAAAGCGGTCACAGGGTGTTATTGGGGATCGGTGGGAATATCGGCGATGTCGTACGCCGGTTTGAACATCTTTTTTATTTTTTTAAAAGATCTTCATTATTGCGAGTCATAGAGACAGCACCTATCGTAAAAAATCCTCCTTTCGGGTATACAGAGCAGGGAGATTTTTATAACTCTTTACTGCTTATTGAGACGTTTTTAAGCCCCAAGGCGTTATTGCGCTATCTGTTACGTGTAGAAAAGGCATTTGGACGTAAACGTCTTTTTAAAGACGGTCCGAGAACTTTAGATATAGATATCATATTTTATGAAAATGTGACAATGGAGACAAAAGAACTGACACTCCCGCATCCGGGTTGGAAAGAACGGGCGTCGGTATTGATCCCATTATCAATGATGAAAAGGTATAACAAGCATGGTTAA
- a CDS encoding flagellar biosynthesis protein FlhF: protein MVNETFVASDPKSAYEQAVQKYGEGVELISAKQIKYEDGKLRSEVCIAVPKDLFMEKSFGKISTVHTEPEKDEDGALLEELCELKKQLSLMKEEMLDPEDQSVVQKVKKLFMKKGIAKSWLDDILASLMGSNILSDATLLVSYLLEEIDESLKVYQESLDEPKIMMLVGPTGVGKTTTIAKLAARYAYLMDKPYKVALLNLDSYKVGAFEQLAHYADIMQLEHITVESVEDFTEGLEALSDYDVILVDTAGMSPYDTKKFIKTVEFVQTDTPRKLEVNLVFSATVKYEDMDDIYTNFSFMDIDSVMISKFDETKHFGTLLNFMLLYNLPMSYFSTGQEVPDDLVVASKEYLLEHFIGDLDEA from the coding sequence ATGGTTAATGAAACATTTGTAGCTTCTGATCCAAAAAGTGCATACGAACAGGCCGTACAGAAATATGGAGAGGGTGTTGAACTCATTTCAGCAAAACAGATCAAATATGAAGATGGCAAATTACGTTCTGAAGTATGCATAGCTGTACCCAAAGATCTTTTTATGGAAAAGTCTTTTGGCAAGATCTCTACTGTGCATACTGAACCGGAAAAAGATGAAGATGGCGCACTGCTAGAAGAACTGTGTGAACTGAAAAAACAACTCTCCCTAATGAAAGAGGAGATGTTGGATCCGGAAGATCAGAGTGTCGTGCAAAAGGTGAAAAAACTTTTTATGAAAAAGGGCATTGCGAAATCCTGGCTGGATGATATTTTAGCGTCACTGATGGGAAGTAATATACTCAGTGATGCAACACTCTTGGTCTCTTACTTGCTTGAAGAGATCGATGAGAGCCTGAAGGTATACCAGGAGTCATTGGATGAGCCTAAGATCATGATGCTCGTAGGTCCTACAGGCGTAGGGAAAACGACGACTATTGCCAAACTTGCTGCACGTTATGCCTATTTGATGGATAAACCTTATAAAGTAGCGCTTCTCAATCTTGACAGCTATAAAGTGGGTGCATTTGAACAGCTTGCGCACTATGCGGATATCATGCAGCTTGAGCACATTACGGTAGAGAGTGTCGAAGATTTTACGGAGGGTTTAGAAGCTTTAAGTGACTATGATGTGATACTGGTAGATACGGCAGGCATGTCACCTTATGATACGAAAAAATTTATTAAAACAGTTGAGTTTGTTCAGACGGATACCCCTAGAAAACTAGAGGTAAATCTTGTTTTCTCTGCAACGGTAAAATATGAAGATATGGATGATATTTATACTAACTTCTCATTCATGGATATAGACTCTGTCATGATCAGTAAATTCGATGAGACAAAGCATTTTGGTACGTTGTTGAACTTTATGCTATTATACAATTTACCTATGAGTTATTTCTCGACAGGCCAGGAGGTACCGGATGATCTTGTGGTTGCTTCAAAAGAGTATCTTTTAGAGCATTTTATCGGGGACTTGGATGAAGCATGA
- the mnmA gene encoding tRNA 2-thiouridine(34) synthase MnmA yields MKKKVLVGMSGGVDSTVTSILLQKEGYEVEGVYMKLHQKPGYHEENFAKAQRVGEYLGVKVHFLDLSEAFDKQVYNYFVESYKEGLTPNPCVMCNRTIKFGKMVEFADSIGADHVATGHYIKCDGDFIYAADDPNKDQSYFLCEVKKEVLPRLLFPLGTWVKKDVKAYAANIEVLKDFATQRESSEICFVENTYDEVLAKHMDIDMPGETVDTEGNVVGTHKGYMHYTIGKRRGFFVDGAHDPHFVLDIKPETNQIVVGTKEKLEVHEFEVKQINLFKDLTEFDCMVKVRYRTTAVPCHVSINDGTAKVVLDEPVFGLAKGQIAAFYEADKLIGGGVIC; encoded by the coding sequence ATGAAAAAGAAAGTACTAGTCGGTATGAGTGGAGGCGTAGACTCTACAGTCACATCTATACTCTTGCAAAAAGAGGGATATGAGGTTGAGGGTGTCTATATGAAGCTCCATCAGAAACCAGGGTATCATGAAGAGAATTTTGCCAAAGCACAAAGAGTCGGTGAATACCTGGGTGTGAAGGTGCATTTCCTGGATCTGAGTGAAGCGTTCGATAAGCAGGTTTACAATTATTTTGTAGAGAGTTATAAAGAGGGACTGACACCAAACCCATGTGTCATGTGTAACCGTACCATCAAGTTTGGAAAGATGGTGGAGTTTGCAGACAGTATCGGTGCAGACCATGTAGCGACAGGGCATTACATCAAGTGTGACGGTGATTTTATCTATGCAGCAGATGATCCGAACAAGGACCAGAGTTATTTTCTTTGTGAAGTAAAAAAAGAGGTGCTTCCTCGATTGCTTTTTCCTCTAGGTACATGGGTGAAAAAAGATGTCAAAGCGTATGCAGCCAATATAGAAGTGCTGAAAGATTTTGCGACACAAAGAGAGAGTTCTGAGATCTGTTTTGTGGAAAACACCTACGATGAAGTCTTGGCAAAACATATGGATATCGATATGCCCGGTGAAACCGTAGATACTGAAGGAAATGTGGTCGGTACACACAAAGGATACATGCATTATACGATAGGAAAGCGTAGAGGTTTCTTTGTGGATGGCGCTCATGATCCGCATTTTGTACTTGATATTAAGCCTGAAACCAATCAGATCGTTGTGGGTACCAAAGAAAAACTTGAAGTGCATGAGTTTGAAGTCAAACAGATCAACCTTTTTAAAGATCTCACAGAGTTTGATTGTATGGTGAAAGTGCGGTATCGTACGACTGCTGTACCTTGTCACGTGAGCATTAACGATGGTACAGCCAAAGTTGTGTTAGACGAGCCCGTTTTTGGACTGGCAAAAGGACAGATCGCTGCATTTTATGAAGCAGACAAATTGATCGGTGGCGGAGTAATCTGTTAA
- a CDS encoding MotA/TolQ/ExbB proton channel family protein, with amino-acid sequence MQQFDRKKSASCTPHFFTILLIPFLFLIGLVVAYLGIFPVNVETHTLGIVAFIFVVFVTFIRHNANYAVCHMKGSFANMEENLQAALRENALTIMGKTKSTLHIKDFITEYYEDIRNDNFARVAPSVFPMLGILGTFIAIALSMPDFTVKDLDALDREISILLSGIGTAFYASIYGIMLSLIWTYFEKRGIAKVDKQIFDLEKLYGQRVWKRSELIKHEHMQSELKDQQIVQTLKETFNMDFIKELNEQYLKNFTTIVHDTTNSFTKLTVHMQEAASELRDTLENIQTRQSSVHAVAAMEKNIEGFNKNTQTLQKSMERFDGSVDHTFVKIDEELGQAVEKLAEFARIISQQNEQIRENIATLKQPKK; translated from the coding sequence ATGCAACAATTTGACAGAAAAAAATCAGCTTCATGTACTCCACATTTTTTTACCATACTTTTGATACCTTTCCTCTTTTTGATAGGATTGGTTGTCGCTTATCTGGGTATCTTCCCTGTTAATGTAGAGACGCATACATTGGGTATCGTGGCATTTATCTTTGTGGTATTTGTCACTTTTATAAGACATAATGCAAATTACGCAGTGTGTCATATGAAAGGGTCTTTTGCCAACATGGAAGAGAATCTGCAGGCAGCCTTGCGTGAAAATGCATTAACGATCATGGGCAAAACCAAATCTACTTTACATATCAAAGACTTTATCACCGAGTATTATGAGGATATCCGTAACGATAATTTTGCACGTGTAGCCCCTTCGGTCTTTCCTATGCTGGGTATTTTGGGTACATTCATCGCTATCGCCCTGTCCATGCCTGATTTTACCGTGAAAGATCTTGATGCACTTGACCGTGAGATCTCTATACTGCTTTCGGGTATAGGTACTGCATTTTATGCATCGATCTACGGTATTATGCTCTCACTTATCTGGACCTACTTTGAAAAAAGGGGTATCGCAAAAGTCGACAAACAGATCTTTGATCTGGAAAAACTCTATGGACAGCGTGTTTGGAAAAGATCCGAATTGATCAAACATGAGCATATGCAGAGCGAGCTGAAAGACCAACAGATCGTTCAGACACTTAAAGAAACATTCAATATGGATTTTATTAAAGAGCTGAATGAGCAGTATCTTAAAAATTTTACAACGATCGTACATGACACGACAAACAGTTTTACAAAGCTGACAGTACACATGCAGGAAGCTGCTTCAGAATTACGTGATACGCTTGAGAATATACAGACCAGACAATCAAGTGTGCATGCAGTTGCTGCGATGGAAAAAAATATCGAAGGATTCAATAAAAATACTCAAACACTCCAAAAATCTATGGAGCGTTTTGATGGTTCAGTGGACCATACTTTTGTAAAGATAGATGAAGAACTTGGACAGGCTGTTGAAAAACTTGCAGAATTTGCACGTATCATCTCCCAACAAAATGAGCAGATACGTGAAAATATAGCTACATTAAAACAGCCAAAAAAGTAA
- a CDS encoding OmpA family protein yields MFRNDKTNAESNFWISYADLMAGLLFVFILLIGAIVSKSMILKADLHTKDERLLKLSETLDVKEYSLAKSQELLAEKERLLTLRDARIAEDAIKLSEAEKQMQLQNARIAKDQLRLTENERMFKLHISEIDKLNKLLLEANAKQDLLSNKIVIVQNLLDENKDALDKTTKSLKEYEGKVLMLSSELNETKDTVKIKDEKLLTLLNALDEKKTKYDELVANLQAQKAKIKSLTGIKLKVIAALKEALGDKIDIDKETGSLRLASNILFESGDATLKPEAKVELKKAFEEYIGTLVTNPSIKSHLDKIIIEGHTDSVGSYIYNLNLSQKRALAVMEYLLTLDFTKKHNIQPLMIASGRAYQDTIMVDGVEDKEASRRIEIKFRLKNEDAMHEIEKVLDAK; encoded by the coding sequence ATGTTTAGAAACGACAAGACGAATGCGGAAAGCAATTTCTGGATATCCTATGCCGACCTGATGGCAGGGTTGCTTTTTGTTTTCATTTTACTGATCGGTGCGATCGTATCAAAATCCATGATATTGAAAGCGGATCTGCATACCAAAGATGAGAGGCTTTTAAAACTCTCTGAAACCCTTGATGTCAAAGAGTATTCTTTGGCAAAAAGTCAAGAGCTTTTAGCTGAAAAAGAGAGACTTTTGACCCTTCGAGATGCACGTATTGCCGAAGATGCGATCAAATTGAGCGAAGCGGAAAAACAAATGCAACTTCAAAATGCGCGTATTGCCAAAGACCAGCTTCGCCTGACTGAAAATGAAAGAATGTTCAAGCTTCATATCTCTGAAATAGACAAGCTGAATAAACTCTTACTGGAAGCAAATGCCAAACAGGATCTACTTAGCAATAAGATCGTCATCGTCCAAAATCTACTGGATGAAAACAAAGATGCATTAGATAAAACAACGAAAAGTCTGAAAGAGTATGAAGGGAAAGTGCTCATGCTCTCCAGCGAGTTGAATGAAACGAAGGATACGGTAAAAATAAAAGATGAAAAACTTTTAACCCTTCTGAATGCTTTGGATGAGAAGAAGACAAAGTATGATGAACTCGTGGCAAATCTACAGGCACAAAAAGCGAAGATCAAATCTTTGACCGGTATCAAACTAAAGGTTATTGCTGCACTAAAAGAGGCATTGGGCGACAAGATCGATATAGATAAAGAGACTGGATCACTCAGATTGGCCTCTAATATACTTTTTGAAAGCGGAGATGCAACACTGAAGCCTGAGGCAAAAGTAGAGCTTAAAAAGGCATTTGAAGAGTACATTGGTACATTGGTAACGAATCCAAGTATCAAGTCTCACCTCGATAAGATCATTATCGAAGGGCATACGGACAGTGTGGGATCATACATCTATAACTTGAACCTCTCGCAAAAACGGGCACTGGCCGTGATGGAGTATCTGCTGACGTTGGATTTCACGAAAAAACACAACATTCAACCGCTTATGATCGCTTCGGGAAGAGCCTATCAGGATACTATCATGGTGGATGGTGTGGAAGATAAAGAAGCATCGAGACGTATAGAGATCAAATTTAGACTCAAAAATGAAGATGCGATGCATGAGATAGAAAAGGTTTTAGATGCAAAATGA